A single Deltaproteobacteria bacterium DNA region contains:
- the yghU gene encoding glutathione-dependent disulfide-bond oxidoreductase, producing the protein MSGSSSASPPAYTPPRVWKWDAESGGRFARINRPVAGSTHDQELPVGRHPLQLYSLATPNGVKVTILLEELLALGRTGAEYDAWPIDIGAGEQFGSGFVAVNPNSKIPALLDRSAAPPIRVFESGAILVYLAERFGAFLPTQPDARAECLSWLFWQMGSAPYLGGGFGHFYAYAPEKYEYPINRYAMEVKRQLDVLDRNLAERRFLAGDDYTIADIATFPWYGALVLGRLYDAAEFLDVRSYRHVVRWAEEIAGRDAVRRGERVNKVWGPEELRVPERHDATDLG; encoded by the coding sequence ATGTCCGGCTCGTCCTCCGCCTCGCCGCCGGCCTACACGCCGCCCCGGGTCTGGAAGTGGGACGCCGAGAGCGGTGGCCGCTTCGCGCGGATCAACCGCCCGGTCGCAGGGTCCACCCACGACCAGGAGCTGCCCGTCGGCCGCCATCCGTTGCAGCTCTACTCGCTGGCGACGCCCAACGGCGTGAAGGTCACCATCCTCCTCGAGGAGCTCCTGGCCCTCGGCCGGACGGGCGCGGAGTACGACGCCTGGCCGATCGACATCGGAGCGGGGGAGCAGTTCGGAAGCGGATTCGTCGCCGTCAACCCCAACTCCAAGATCCCGGCCCTGCTCGATCGCAGCGCTGCGCCGCCGATCCGGGTCTTCGAGTCCGGCGCCATCCTCGTCTACCTGGCGGAGAGGTTCGGCGCGTTCCTGCCGACCCAGCCGGACGCGCGCGCGGAGTGCCTGTCCTGGCTGTTCTGGCAGATGGGCAGCGCGCCGTACCTGGGCGGCGGCTTCGGTCACTTCTACGCGTATGCCCCGGAGAAGTACGAGTACCCGATCAACCGCTACGCCATGGAGGTGAAGCGCCAGCTCGACGTCCTCGATCGCAACCTCGCCGAGCGCCGCTTCCTGGCCGGCGACGACTACACGATCGCCGACATCGCGACCTTTCCCTGGTACGGCGCGCTCGTGCTGGGCCGGCTCTACGACGCCGCGGAGTTCCTCGACGTCCGGTCCTATCGCCACGTCGTCCGGTGGGCCGAGGAGATCGCCGGGCGGGACGCCGTGCGGCGCGGTGAGCGCGTGAACAAGGTCTGGGGGCCCGAGGAGCTGCGGGTCCCGGAGCGTCACGACGCCACGGACCTCGGGTGA
- a CDS encoding TIGR03617 family F420-dependent LLM class oxidoreductase, translating into MILGPETEQYAGGAQRPWSLARIASEARRCEDLGFDGITSAEAGHDPFLPLAVAAGHTTRVTLGTNVAIAFPRSPMVSAQLAWDLQQLSGGRFQLGLGTQVKPHVERRYGATWNAPPGPRLREYLQCLQAILATFAEPDAPRWFRGEHYQFTLMSPFFHPGPIEHPAPPVYLAAVNPYMARLAGELCAGLRLHPIATFRFAREVVLPAVEAGLRKGGREGGGIDLVGAPFLALGADDAGLEAARHALKQHIAFYGSTPTYQSVLDHHGWQDVGRELHRLSREGRWTELPGLISDAMLDEWAIVARDEELVPKLRERCTGLFSTLLLDLPPRLRRDEERVREIVAALRAPG; encoded by the coding sequence GTGATCCTCGGTCCCGAGACCGAGCAGTACGCCGGCGGCGCGCAGCGCCCGTGGAGCCTCGCGCGCATCGCCAGCGAAGCGCGGCGCTGCGAGGATCTGGGCTTCGACGGCATCACGAGCGCGGAGGCCGGGCACGATCCCTTCCTGCCTCTCGCCGTGGCCGCCGGGCACACGACGCGCGTGACGCTCGGCACCAACGTCGCGATCGCCTTCCCGCGCAGCCCGATGGTGAGCGCACAGCTCGCCTGGGACCTCCAGCAGCTCTCGGGCGGCCGCTTCCAGCTCGGCCTCGGCACGCAGGTGAAGCCGCACGTCGAGCGGCGCTACGGCGCGACCTGGAACGCGCCCCCCGGTCCGCGCCTGCGCGAGTACCTGCAGTGCCTGCAGGCGATCCTCGCGACCTTCGCGGAGCCGGACGCGCCGCGCTGGTTCCGCGGCGAGCACTACCAGTTCACGCTGATGTCCCCGTTCTTCCATCCCGGCCCGATCGAGCACCCCGCGCCGCCGGTCTACCTCGCCGCCGTGAACCCCTACATGGCGCGGCTCGCCGGCGAGCTGTGCGCGGGCCTGCGCCTGCACCCGATCGCGACCTTCCGCTTCGCCCGCGAGGTGGTGCTGCCCGCGGTCGAGGCCGGGCTTCGCAAGGGCGGCCGCGAAGGCGGTGGCATCGACCTCGTGGGAGCCCCGTTCCTGGCGCTCGGTGCCGACGACGCCGGGCTCGAGGCCGCGCGGCACGCGCTCAAGCAGCACATCGCCTTCTACGGCTCGACGCCGACCTACCAGTCGGTTCTCGATCACCACGGCTGGCAGGACGTCGGCCGGGAGCTCCACCGGCTCTCGCGCGAGGGTCGCTGGACCGAGCTGCCGGGGCTGATCAGTGACGCCATGCTCGACGAGTGGGCGATCGTCGCGCGCGACGAGGAGCTCGTGCCGAAGCTGCGCGAGCGCTGCACCGGGCTCTTCTCCACCCTGCTCCTCGATCTGCCGCCGCGCCTGCGGCGCGACGAGGAGCGGGTGCGCGAGATCGTGGCGGCGCTCCGGGCGCCCGGCTGA
- a CDS encoding enoyl-CoA hydratase-related protein, with translation MADTSGVLFAVEDGIGVITLNRPERLNAVTWDLAAELVELLRELRTRDEVRVIVLTGAGRGFCSGGDAEWLSGDAARGMPGLSEQPLERYQRKTPAGPIAELVRMIVEVEKPVIAALHGPVMGVGLAFALACDRRFADPTVRMCAAMVRLGFAPDCGITWLLAHVARLPTALMMVTTGRILEADACLREGLVDELVEPGQDLEAALAYARELARGPSVAIDLARRFVWKSLRASLDEMLDYEAVASTLSAHTEDAREGTRAFVEKRKPVFRGR, from the coding sequence ATGGCAGACACGAGCGGGGTCCTCTTCGCCGTCGAGGACGGGATCGGCGTCATCACGCTGAACCGCCCCGAGCGGCTCAACGCCGTCACCTGGGACCTGGCCGCCGAGCTCGTCGAGCTGCTGCGCGAGCTGCGCACGCGCGACGAGGTGCGCGTGATCGTGCTGACCGGCGCCGGGCGCGGGTTCTGCTCGGGCGGCGACGCCGAGTGGCTCTCGGGAGACGCCGCACGCGGCATGCCCGGCCTCTCCGAGCAGCCCCTCGAGCGCTACCAGCGCAAGACCCCCGCCGGCCCGATCGCCGAGCTGGTGCGCATGATCGTCGAGGTCGAGAAGCCGGTGATCGCGGCGCTCCACGGGCCGGTGATGGGCGTGGGGCTCGCCTTCGCGCTCGCCTGCGACCGCCGCTTCGCCGACCCCACCGTGCGCATGTGCGCGGCGATGGTGCGGCTCGGCTTCGCGCCGGACTGCGGGATCACGTGGCTCCTGGCACACGTGGCGCGCCTGCCCACCGCGCTGATGATGGTCACCACGGGCCGCATCCTCGAGGCCGACGCGTGCCTGCGCGAGGGTCTCGTCGACGAGCTCGTGGAGCCCGGCCAGGATCTCGAGGCGGCGCTGGCCTACGCGCGCGAGCTGGCGCGCGGCCCGAGCGTGGCGATCGACCTCGCACGCCGCTTCGTCTGGAAGTCGCTCCGCGCGAGCCTCGACGAGATGCTCGACTACGAGGCCGTCGCCTCCACCCTGTCCGCCCACACCGAGGACGCGCGCGAGGGCACCCGCGCCTTCGTGGAGAAGCGCAAGCCGGTGTTCCGGGGGCGCTAG
- a CDS encoding electron transfer flavoprotein subunit alpha/FixB family protein gives MSARNAVVACAWKEGAEGARSLEEALGLARRAARALGAPLHALVLGSDAGAAEAARAVAARLGAAELLHVDLGGRPATPDLLVAALAQTCAQEAPRLLVVPQGGDGRVVGARLAARTGAAVSMNVVEVEAAADGSLQVTATAYGGDTRVVYALAGAAAPVLGASPSAPRGAAEEVAETAPVLRRVAVDLAAVDERVRVLEPARREGPRLEEARVVVSGGRGLGSAENFKLVEELAAALGGMAGASRPIVDEGWVDAARQVGLTGRITRPELYVAIGISGASQHMAGCSAAKTIVAVNRDPDAAIFRYARFGVVGDCLELLPELIRAARAR, from the coding sequence GTGAGCGCGCGGAATGCCGTGGTGGCCTGCGCCTGGAAGGAAGGGGCGGAGGGGGCACGCAGCCTCGAGGAGGCGCTCGGGCTCGCCCGCCGTGCGGCCCGCGCGCTCGGCGCTCCGCTCCACGCTCTCGTGCTCGGAAGCGACGCGGGCGCGGCGGAGGCCGCGCGCGCGGTGGCCGCGCGGCTCGGCGCCGCCGAGCTCCTGCACGTCGACCTCGGCGGCCGGCCGGCCACGCCCGACCTGCTCGTCGCGGCGCTCGCCCAGACCTGCGCGCAGGAGGCGCCGCGGCTCCTCGTCGTGCCGCAGGGCGGCGACGGCAGGGTCGTCGGGGCGCGCCTCGCCGCGCGGACCGGCGCCGCGGTGTCGATGAACGTCGTCGAGGTCGAGGCGGCCGCGGACGGCAGCCTGCAGGTGACGGCCACCGCCTACGGCGGCGACACGCGCGTGGTGTACGCGCTCGCGGGCGCCGCGGCCCCCGTGCTCGGCGCGTCGCCCTCGGCCCCGCGCGGGGCGGCCGAGGAGGTCGCGGAGACGGCTCCGGTCCTGCGCCGGGTCGCGGTCGACCTCGCCGCGGTGGACGAGCGGGTCCGCGTCCTCGAGCCGGCGCGCCGCGAGGGGCCGCGCCTCGAGGAGGCGCGCGTCGTCGTCTCCGGCGGGCGCGGGCTCGGGTCGGCCGAGAACTTCAAGCTCGTCGAGGAGCTCGCCGCGGCGCTCGGCGGGATGGCGGGCGCCTCGCGCCCGATCGTGGACGAGGGCTGGGTGGACGCCGCGCGCCAGGTGGGCCTCACCGGCCGCATCACCCGGCCGGAGCTCTACGTGGCGATCGGGATCTCGGGGGCCAGCCAGCACATGGCCGGCTGCTCGGCGGCCAAGACGATCGTCGCCGTGAACCGTGATCCGGACGCCGCGATCTTCCGCTACGCCCGCTTCGGTGTCGTCGGCGACTGCCTCGAGCTCCTGCCCGAGCTGATCCGGGCGGCGCGGGCGCGCTGA
- a CDS encoding nitronate monooxygenase family protein has translation MRKDPLRTKLTDMLGIEYPVIAFTHCKDVAVAVINAGGFAVLGEAMHPPETIAADIAWIRGRVGERPFGIDLVLPASVPPAGTLDELEAQIPETHRAFARRIKEEWKVPDPKGPVALHQWGGLNQAMARAQLEVLLEERVPVIASGLGNPAFLLDAARARGIKVFGLVGKTRQARKEIEAGVDAVIAQGFDAAGHTGAMGTFSIVPEVASIAGDTPVIAAGGVTTGRHLAAALCLGASGVWTGTLWLASRESDADMIVKEKLIAASAADTSWSKSISGMTMRVLECPWTEAWAKPDAPPVLPAPYQMLLSADYIQGANDHRRADLMTEAAGQGVGFVTSLKPARQILFDLVEEALDTFERVGFAGADA, from the coding sequence ATGCGCAAGGATCCGCTGCGAACGAAGCTCACCGACATGCTGGGGATCGAATACCCGGTCATCGCGTTCACGCACTGCAAGGACGTGGCCGTCGCGGTCATCAACGCCGGCGGCTTCGCGGTGCTCGGCGAGGCGATGCACCCGCCCGAGACGATCGCCGCCGACATCGCGTGGATCCGCGGGCGGGTCGGCGAGCGGCCGTTCGGGATCGACCTGGTGCTGCCCGCCTCGGTGCCGCCGGCCGGAACCCTCGACGAGCTCGAGGCCCAGATCCCCGAGACGCACCGGGCCTTCGCGCGCCGCATCAAGGAGGAGTGGAAGGTCCCCGACCCGAAGGGGCCCGTGGCGCTCCACCAGTGGGGCGGCCTCAACCAGGCGATGGCGCGGGCGCAGCTCGAGGTGCTGCTCGAGGAGCGCGTGCCGGTGATCGCCTCGGGCCTCGGCAACCCGGCCTTCCTGCTCGACGCCGCCCGCGCGCGCGGCATCAAGGTCTTCGGCCTGGTGGGCAAGACGCGCCAGGCCCGCAAGGAGATCGAGGCCGGCGTGGACGCGGTGATCGCCCAGGGTTTCGACGCGGCCGGGCACACCGGCGCGATGGGCACCTTCTCGATCGTGCCCGAGGTGGCCTCGATCGCCGGCGACACCCCGGTGATCGCGGCGGGCGGCGTCACCACCGGGCGTCACCTCGCGGCAGCGCTCTGCCTGGGAGCCTCCGGCGTGTGGACCGGCACCCTCTGGCTCGCGTCGCGCGAGTCCGACGCCGACATGATCGTGAAGGAGAAGCTGATCGCCGCCTCGGCCGCGGACACCTCGTGGTCGAAGAGCATCTCCGGCATGACGATGCGGGTGCTCGAGTGCCCGTGGACGGAGGCCTGGGCGAAGCCCGACGCCCCGCCGGTCCTGCCGGCTCCCTACCAGATGCTGCTCAGCGCCGACTACATCCAGGGTGCCAACGACCACCGCCGCGCCGACCTGATGACCGAGGCCGCGGGGCAGGGCGTCGGCTTCGTCACCTCGCTCAAGCCGGCGCGCCAGATCCTCTTCGACCTCGTCGAGGAGGCACTCGACACCTTCGAGCGCGTGGGCTTCGCGGGCGCGGACGCGTAG
- a CDS encoding lipid-transfer protein, producing the protein MRDVVVLGAGMHPWGKFESKSVTALCRDAVSAALADAGVAWREVEAVAAASSRFSGGKGWGLSGNDVVEDLGSTGVPVYNLSAGCAAGGNAFAIGRLLVASGAHDLVVVVGGEKLPKGFIQTSGVEDLNDPEYLRQLCVGMPGPAFWAFLARRRMEEHGTTERDFAAVAVKAHQVGKHNPNARFRKEFTLEEVLASPLVADPLHLYEICPVSDGAAAVVLASAERARRHTSRPIRVAASAVATARFGDGIPRGLASVVPDGPTLHSEAARAVREALETAGVGPRDVDLVELQDNTVYYELAFPEEWGLVEPGESERMVAAGETLPTGRLPINPSGGFLCFGEATTAQGLFQICELTAQLRGECGPRQVPDARIGLAQTLGLGGNGTAVVLSR; encoded by the coding sequence ATGAGAGACGTCGTGGTGCTCGGTGCGGGCATGCATCCGTGGGGCAAGTTCGAGAGCAAGTCGGTGACGGCGTTGTGTCGCGATGCCGTGTCGGCAGCGCTGGCCGACGCCGGCGTGGCCTGGCGCGAGGTCGAGGCGGTCGCGGCCGCGAGCTCGCGCTTCTCGGGCGGCAAGGGCTGGGGGCTCAGCGGCAACGACGTCGTCGAGGACCTGGGCTCGACGGGGGTCCCCGTCTACAACCTGTCGGCCGGCTGCGCGGCGGGTGGCAACGCCTTCGCGATCGGGAGGCTCCTGGTCGCGAGCGGGGCCCACGACCTCGTGGTGGTGGTGGGTGGCGAGAAGCTCCCGAAGGGCTTCATCCAGACCTCCGGCGTCGAGGACCTGAACGACCCCGAGTACCTGCGCCAGCTCTGTGTCGGCATGCCGGGGCCCGCGTTCTGGGCGTTCCTCGCCCGGCGCCGCATGGAGGAGCACGGCACGACCGAGCGCGACTTCGCCGCCGTGGCCGTCAAGGCGCACCAGGTGGGCAAGCACAACCCGAACGCACGCTTCCGCAAGGAGTTCACGCTCGAGGAGGTGCTCGCCTCCCCGCTCGTTGCCGATCCGCTCCACCTCTACGAGATCTGCCCGGTGAGCGACGGCGCCGCAGCGGTGGTGCTCGCCTCGGCCGAGCGCGCACGCCGGCACACGAGCCGGCCGATCCGGGTGGCGGCGAGCGCCGTCGCCACGGCCCGCTTCGGCGACGGCATCCCGCGCGGGCTCGCGAGCGTCGTCCCGGACGGCCCGACCCTGCACAGCGAGGCCGCACGGGCCGTGCGCGAGGCGCTCGAGACCGCCGGCGTCGGCCCGCGCGACGTCGATCTCGTCGAGCTGCAGGACAACACCGTCTACTACGAGCTTGCGTTTCCCGAGGAGTGGGGGCTGGTCGAGCCCGGCGAGTCCGAGCGCATGGTGGCGGCCGGCGAGACGCTGCCGACCGGGCGGCTCCCGATCAACCCGAGCGGCGGCTTCCTCTGCTTCGGCGAGGCCACCACCGCCCAGGGCCTGTTCCAGATCTGCGAGCTCACCGCGCAGCTGCGCGGCGAGTGCGGGCCGCGCCAGGTGCCGGACGCCCGCATCGGTCTCGCCCAGACCCTCGGTCTCGGCGGGAACGGGACCGCGGTGGTGCTTTCGCGCTAG
- a CDS encoding helix-turn-helix domain-containing protein, producing MSNGQRVPIQQQAWKLLTILVREPGRVFPRESLYERLWPAGTFVDFEHGLNTVVRKLRRALGDSPAHPSFIETVPRRGYRFVGSAVVTDAPGCGSGQDSDV from the coding sequence GTGAGCAACGGCCAGCGCGTTCCGATCCAGCAGCAGGCCTGGAAGCTCCTCACGATCCTCGTGCGTGAGCCCGGGCGCGTCTTCCCGCGCGAGAGCCTGTACGAGCGCCTGTGGCCCGCGGGGACCTTCGTGGACTTCGAACACGGGCTCAACACGGTCGTGCGGAAGCTTCGCCGGGCGCTCGGCGATTCCCCGGCGCACCCGAGCTTCATCGAGACGGTGCCGAGGCGCGGCTACCGCTTCGTCGGATCGGCCGTGGTCACGGACGCACCCGGCTGCGGGTCCGGTCAGGACTCCGACGTGTAG
- a CDS encoding CoA transferase, whose product MSEGALAGIRVLELGEAVSAPYCAKLFADYGAEVIKIEPPGGEVARRWGPFPGDRPHPEKSGLFQFLNTNKQGVTLDAGRPQGRALLGALARGADLLIENQPADRARAFDLRWEALAEANPGLVMVSITPYGRSGPYADWRGCDLNAFHLSAAGHRYCGRPGEAPLEQGTFAADFFGAAAAAAWGLGALFGREVAGGGQHLDVSCAEAIAAAFVGGQNIGAYAQDGKWEHRTGVGMPLGAPATILPCKDGHVWMLALEPGQWDGLVKVMGEPEWAQLEMFRDMFVRAQNADLIYPLIQEWAAGYGKAEIMERCQAAGVPVTAVFDVAEAASHPHLRERGYLVEVEHPVLGRLRDLGAPFRLPASPGGPRTAAPLLGQHNDEVYGRLLGLGPDELAALRAEGVI is encoded by the coding sequence ATGAGCGAAGGGGCGCTCGCCGGGATCCGCGTCCTCGAGCTCGGCGAGGCCGTCTCGGCGCCCTACTGCGCGAAGCTCTTCGCCGACTACGGCGCCGAGGTGATCAAGATCGAGCCCCCGGGCGGCGAGGTGGCGCGCCGCTGGGGGCCCTTTCCGGGCGACCGCCCGCACCCGGAGAAGAGCGGCCTGTTCCAGTTCCTCAACACGAACAAGCAGGGCGTCACCCTCGACGCCGGCCGGCCGCAGGGCCGCGCGCTGCTCGGCGCCCTCGCGCGCGGCGCGGACCTGCTGATCGAGAACCAGCCGGCCGACCGCGCGCGCGCCTTCGACCTGCGCTGGGAGGCGCTCGCCGAGGCCAACCCCGGCCTCGTGATGGTCTCGATCACGCCCTACGGGCGCAGCGGCCCCTACGCCGACTGGCGGGGCTGCGACCTCAACGCCTTCCACCTCTCGGCGGCGGGCCATCGCTACTGCGGGCGTCCCGGCGAGGCGCCGCTCGAGCAGGGCACCTTCGCGGCCGACTTCTTCGGCGCGGCGGCGGCCGCGGCGTGGGGCCTCGGCGCGCTCTTCGGCCGCGAGGTCGCGGGTGGCGGTCAACACCTGGACGTGTCGTGTGCCGAGGCGATCGCTGCGGCCTTCGTCGGCGGCCAGAACATCGGCGCCTATGCGCAGGACGGCAAATGGGAGCACCGCACCGGCGTCGGCATGCCGCTCGGGGCTCCGGCGACGATCCTGCCCTGCAAGGACGGTCACGTCTGGATGCTGGCGCTCGAGCCCGGCCAGTGGGACGGGCTCGTCAAGGTGATGGGCGAGCCGGAGTGGGCCCAGCTCGAGATGTTCCGCGACATGTTCGTGCGCGCCCAGAACGCCGACCTGATCTACCCGCTGATCCAGGAGTGGGCCGCCGGCTACGGGAAGGCCGAGATCATGGAGCGCTGCCAGGCCGCGGGCGTGCCGGTGACCGCCGTCTTCGACGTGGCCGAGGCCGCGTCGCACCCGCACCTGCGCGAGCGCGGCTACCTGGTCGAGGTGGAGCACCCGGTGCTGGGCCGCCTGCGCGACCTCGGGGCACCCTTCCGGCTGCCCGCGTCGCCGGGCGGGC
- a CDS encoding electron transfer flavoprotein subunit beta/FixA family protein: MRIVVCVKEVLDPDAVNSLALAGRLQLAGDGRTLVQDTIPTLMNGFDEQALEAALRIRDAGVSCSIAVVSVGGGSESVLRHAAALGADELAAIQVEADALDPHAVACLLAAWIRNAGGADLVLCGRQASDDDQGVVPALLGERLGLPVVTVARAVEWSEAGGAGVARVTRATPDGDERVEVPGPAVVTVSNELGAVRYPTAARKLQARRMKPAVVTPAELGLAAGDWAPRVRIVRQFVPALHGRCELVEGASAAEVAERLVGRLREEGVLAT, encoded by the coding sequence ATGCGTATCGTCGTCTGCGTGAAGGAGGTGCTCGACCCCGACGCGGTGAACAGCCTCGCGCTCGCGGGGCGCCTGCAGCTCGCCGGGGACGGCCGCACGCTGGTCCAGGACACGATCCCGACGCTCATGAACGGCTTCGACGAGCAGGCGCTCGAGGCGGCCCTGCGGATCCGAGACGCCGGCGTCTCGTGCTCGATCGCGGTGGTCTCGGTGGGCGGAGGCAGCGAGAGCGTGCTGCGGCACGCGGCGGCGCTCGGCGCCGACGAGCTGGCTGCGATCCAGGTCGAGGCCGATGCGCTCGATCCCCACGCGGTGGCGTGCCTGCTCGCAGCGTGGATCCGGAACGCCGGCGGTGCGGATCTCGTGCTCTGCGGCCGCCAGGCCTCGGACGACGATCAGGGGGTCGTGCCGGCGCTGCTCGGCGAGCGCCTCGGCCTGCCCGTCGTCACCGTGGCGCGCGCCGTGGAATGGAGCGAGGCGGGGGGCGCCGGGGTGGCGCGTGTCACGCGCGCCACCCCGGACGGGGACGAGCGGGTCGAGGTGCCGGGCCCGGCCGTCGTCACGGTGAGCAACGAGCTCGGCGCCGTGCGCTATCCGACCGCCGCCCGCAAGCTCCAGGCGCGGCGCATGAAGCCCGCCGTGGTGACCCCCGCCGAGCTCGGACTCGCCGCCGGGGACTGGGCGCCGCGGGTGCGGATCGTGCGGCAGTTCGTGCCCGCCCTCCACGGCCGCTGCGAGCTCGTCGAGGGCGCGAGCGCCGCAGAGGTGGCCGAGCGCCTCGTCGGCCGGCTGCGTGAGGAAGGAGTGCTGGCGACGTGA
- a CDS encoding OB-fold domain-containing protein, translating to MAQDATGGTPVVEGLFAQTADGPRLLGSRCSGCGTPYFPRASVCNHPECPGGTLESAAFGPAGTLWSWAVQNYPPPPPARYDEPYSPYTLGLVDLAEGLRVLARLRSADPARLRAGMAVSLVLAPLCRDASRGELLTWQFEPA from the coding sequence ATGGCCCAGGACGCGACGGGCGGAACCCCGGTGGTGGAGGGGCTCTTCGCGCAGACGGCGGACGGCCCCCGCCTGCTCGGCTCGCGCTGCAGCGGCTGCGGCACGCCGTACTTCCCGCGCGCCTCCGTCTGCAACCATCCCGAGTGTCCCGGCGGCACGCTCGAGAGCGCCGCGTTCGGGCCCGCGGGCACGCTGTGGAGCTGGGCGGTCCAGAACTACCCGCCGCCGCCGCCCGCTCGCTACGACGAGCCCTACAGCCCCTACACGCTCGGGCTCGTCGACCTCGCCGAAGGCCTGCGCGTGCTCGCGCGCCTGCGCAGCGCCGACCCGGCGAGGCTTCGGGCCGGGATGGCGGTCTCGCTCGTGCTCGCGCCCCTGTGCCGCGACGCGAGCCGGGGCGAGCTCCTGACCTGGCAGTTCGAGCCGGCCTGA